The DNA segment ATGCAACAACGACCGTCACAGAAGAAATGCGTGGTTTGCGGTGACAGCCTGCACCTAATCATGCCTACAATAGAAAGCGAATGACCAGGCCTTGGATGAATGGCCAGCTGCATGCAGGCTATAAAAATGCTGCTCAACAGACCGGCTCGATTTCCATGAATAGATCCAGAGCAAAGAGCCCGGCTCATTACTGCCGACACATCATCAGGCAATGGCGGTAAGGTACGGTTCCCTTCTTCAGGCGGATTTTGACAGATTAATTCACTCTGCAATTCGGGAAAAACATGTCTAAAACATATCTTTCTTCGAAAATAGCGCATCTAATTATACCTTTCCTAGATACTCAGTCACCATTCTACACATAAAAGCACCCTAGATAACAAAACAAAAACCTAGATAGCAAAACAAAAAGTGAATGTATTCATCTATTCCATAATGATTGAGAGGCAGTTTCATGAATAGAACAACGTTGGGGCTATTTTTAGCACTAATAGTAGTATTCACATTGGTTTTATCGGGTTATGGTGATGGCAGCTCACAGACGAATGTATCTGGGTAGAATGCTGTGTCGTCTGGCAATAATTCAGCCAGAGTTGAGAATGCTGCTGAGGGGCAACTGATGAGGCTCAGCTGAATGCTGATTTACCGAGTAAAGATATTACCGGGGAAATAACGGTATGGGCTTTTAACGAGACCGTGTTCGATGAAGTGGGCGCGGCGTTCATGGCTGAATACCCCGGGATCAATCAAGGTGCCGCATCGTGGTTCCGTTGTATTTATTTTTTAGCGATCTGGGCTGGATCAATACGCATCTACCCTTTGTTGTGCCGTCTTTATTTGGGCACGGGCTCAAGGGCGCGATATTCGTGCTGATTTTTATCCAGTTTTATAGAAGGATGCCGAGCGTGCTGGAGGAAGTGGCGAGAATCGACAGGGCCGGCCCGTTTTGAACGTATTGGAACATCATGTTTCCTTTGGCGAAGCCGTCCACGTTGGTCGTCCATGTTGGTCGTGTTTTTGTTCTCGGTCGCCTGGCACTGGAATGACAGCTTGAGCCGAATACGTATTTGATGGTACCAAGCTTCTATAATCTGACGCAGCGGATGGCTGTGTTTTACGGCACGAATAATCAGGCAGCAGAGACGATGTTCCAAATGTCGTCCACTTCCATCAGGATGCACCGACAGAGCTTAATCAAGTGATGGCCGCGGTTATTTTAACGATACTTCCGATCCTGATCATGTATTTGTTCGTTCAGCGTCATTTTGTGGGGAGTGTCGAACGTTCGGGAATCGCTGGAGAATAAATCATGCTACAATTGAAATGGAGGGTTATCATTGAAAATAAAACTAGCTATCGGATTGACAGCCTTGCTGCTATTAACCTCTTGCAGTGAACAGGCTTTATCCGGTTTGCCTGAAGGGGCTGCTGGGGCTGCTCTGGGAACTACTTCAGGAGCTGTTGAAGGAGGCGGAAAAATGCTGGCAGAGACGGGGAAACAGGTTGCCGATGAGGCTCCGAAGTTTGAAAACGCATCGGTTCATGATCCGTCCGTCATTAAGGTGGAAGATACTTATTATGTCTTCGGATCCCATTTGGCTGCCGCGAAGACGACTGATTTCATGAATTGGACGCAGATTGCTTCGGGCGTGCACGATGGGAATCCCTTGATTCCTAATGTGACTACCGAGCTGGCGGAGACGCTGGAATGGGCGCAGAGCAATACGCTCTGGGCGCCGGACGTCATTCAACTGCCGGATGGGCGCTTTTATATGTACTATAACGCCTGCAAGGGGGATTCCCCGTTGTCGGCGATGGGCGTCGCGGTTGCGGATCATGTCGAGGGGCCGTATAAAGATTTGGGTATAATGCTCAAGTCGGGGATGTGGGGGCAGCCGAGCGAGGACGGTACAGTGTATGATGCCACCGTTCATCCGAATGTGGTGGATCCTCATGTATTTTTCGATAAAGAAAATAAGCTGTGGATGGTCTACGGTTCTTATTCCGGGGGCATCTATATTTTGGAGATGGATTCCAAGACCGGGTTCCCTTACCCAGATCAGGGTTACGGCAAGAAGCTGCTTGGAGCAAATCATAGTCGTATCGAAGGGCCTTATATGCTGTATAGCCCGGAGACGGATTATTACTATATGTTCCTGTCCTACGGCGGCCTTGATGCCATTGGGGGCTACAATATTCGCGTCGTACGCTCAAAAGCGCCTGACGGCCCGTTTGAGGATGCCGAGGGTCATGACATGACCGGCGTAGGCGGTCCGGCGGGAACATTCTTTGACGATGAGGCGATCGCGCCTTATGGCGTGAAGCTGATGGGGAATGTGCAATTCGATTATGTGGAAGGAGAGACGCCCGGGGTGGGTACGGCCTATGTATCTCCTGGGCATAATTCCGCCTACTATGATAAAGCGACTGGGAAGTATTATCTGATCTTTCATACCCGGTTCCCGAACCGGGGGGAGAGTCATGAGGTGCGCGTCCATCAGATGTTCCTGAACGAGGATGGCTGGCCGGTCGTTGCCCCTCACCGCTATAGCGGTGAAACGATTGGAGCGTATGAAGCGGCCGAGTTGGTCGGCGATTACAAGTTCGTCCGCCACGGCAAGGACATTACTGCGGAGGTCAAGGCGTCCTCGATTATTCATCTTGGGGCAGACGGCAAGGTCAGTGGGAGCGAGACGGGCACATGGCGCTTCATCGGCGATCATGGTTTGGAATTGAAGCTGGACGGCAGCGTATTTCGCGGCGGGTTCCTGCGTCAGTGGGATGGGGGAACGATGCAGAACGTCATCGTTTTCTCAGCGCTTTCTGAAGCCGGAGAAGCCGCATGGGGTAGCCGCGTGGGGTTGAAGGAGTAGGCTACGCGTGGCCACTTCGACATGAAATAGTTTGAGTGAGTTACAGGAGAGCAGGCCATGTGCCGCGCTGGAGAAGCAGGCTCTATGGGGATGCAATAGCTTGCGGTGGTATAGGAGGAGCGGGTTGTGTGGTAATGCAGGAAGCAGCTTTATCGATCGCCGTCATGCAGCAATGCACCGCGCGCTGGGAGCTGCGCGCGGTACGAAATGTGTAGGAGGATCAGGTTGCGTGGTAATGCAGGAAGCAGCTTGTATGAGATGCAGTAGTAGCTCGTGTGGCTTTTGAGGACCAGCCTAAATGATGTTAAAGGGCTAGTTATCGTATCCAATTTAATATTCTGCTAAAGCCCTTGACCAAATTGGTCAAGGGCTTATTGCAGTTATAGGGCTTATTGATCGTGTAAGTGTTTATAGAACCTATGGAGAAAAGCTGGAGACGCTAGAGACGCTGGAGAGTAGCGCAGAATAGTGTCTTCGTTGTTGGAGGTACTGGCTAATTTTAAAAGGGGATCGCCTGAAATAAGGCACTCGATTTCGATTTATACTAACTGTATTTCATACATTTAGAATGATACTTTTTAGCGTTGAATGTACAACTAACTGTATTTTCTGTATTTAGAATGGACATTTAGAGGGAGGAAGGCGTTTAGGGCATGTTCTAGATGTAGGAAATACAGTTAGTTTGCAAAAATGACCATGGCAACACAAAAATAAATGTACTAAATACAGCTAGCTCTTACAGCTAGTTCCTGAATATGTCCAACTAGTCGAGTTCATCCCGCCCTGTATCTACCCTCGAGCACCAGGTTACATTTCGCTCCGCAGCTACGTCCTACCCTCTAACCCCATTCCACACCGAGTATGACTTACCTTGCCCAACGATTCGACCGACCGCCGTCATGCAGCAATGCACCGCGCGCTGGGAGCTGCGCGCGGTACGATTGATCATGCCAACGTGCCCAAACACGTAACTATATCTAGCCTTATGCGAGTGCGAGAAAATGTTAGTCACTAGCCCCCAGTTGCGGTATTCTGCTATATGAGAGGTGGCCAATCAGTCAATCGACCATCCGACCACCAATCAGTCAATTAGTGCACCATCCACCCAACCACCCACCGGAACCGCCCAACCGGCCATCCACCCAACCACCCATCCACCCACCGGAACCAACCAACCGATCAGTCAATCGACAACACCGCATTCACACAATCGCGTAACTCCTCTAGGTGTTAAAAAATATGAATATATTAACGCATATATTATATATTTATATAAAATTAATAGGATAAATTAAAGGGATGTACCGGCTATCGATGCCAAAATCTGCTTGGCACAGGATTAGTTTCATATAACTATAAAAAGATTTAGTTTAATGATTTACAATCCAAATACTATATGTTATTTTATATTTGCAAGCGGATTCATTAAAGTAATATAAAAACATTTTATGTTTAATTGAAATGGAAGGTGAATAACTTGTCCACAACGTCAAGGTCAGCAACAAAGCTAAGTGCACGGATGGTCGTAGACAAAGCATTCAAGATTGCGGAAGTAGACAAACGTATTTACGGTTCCTTCATTGAGCATTTAGGACGAGCGGTTTATGGGGGGATTTATGAACCATCTCATGCCACCGCAGATCATTTAGGGTTTCGTCAAGATGTGAAAGAGCTTGTCCAGCAGTTGAATGTGCCTATTATTCGTTATCCGGGTGGAAATTTCGTTTCTGGCTATAACTGGGAAGACGGGGTTGGGCGGGTGGATCAGCGGCCGAAGCGACTCGATCTCGCATGGCGAGCGCTAGAACCGAACGAGGTAGGAACGAACGAATTCATGAGCTGGGCGAAGGATGTAGGCTCAGAAGTGATGATGGCGGTCAATCTTGGTACTCGGGGCGTGGACGCGGCCAGAAACCTATTAGAATACTGCAACCATCCCGGAGGCAGTTATTGGAGCGATTTGCGCCGCA comes from the Paenibacillus lentus genome and includes:
- a CDS encoding glycoside hydrolase family 43 protein — its product is MLAETGKQVADEAPKFENASVHDPSVIKVEDTYYVFGSHLAAAKTTDFMNWTQIASGVHDGNPLIPNVTTELAETLEWAQSNTLWAPDVIQLPDGRFYMYYNACKGDSPLSAMGVAVADHVEGPYKDLGIMLKSGMWGQPSEDGTVYDATVHPNVVDPHVFFDKENKLWMVYGSYSGGIYILEMDSKTGFPYPDQGYGKKLLGANHSRIEGPYMLYSPETDYYYMFLSYGGLDAIGGYNIRVVRSKAPDGPFEDAEGHDMTGVGGPAGTFFDDEAIAPYGVKLMGNVQFDYVEGETPGVGTAYVSPGHNSAYYDKATGKYYLIFHTRFPNRGESHEVRVHQMFLNEDGWPVVAPHRYSGETIGAYEAAELVGDYKFVRHGKDITAEVKASSIIHLGADGKVSGSETGTWRFIGDHGLELKLDGSVFRGGFLRQWDGGTMQNVIVFSALSEAGEAAWGSRVGLKE